One Faecalicatena sp. Marseille-Q4148 DNA window includes the following coding sequences:
- the lgt gene encoding prolipoprotein diacylglyceryl transferase gives MNYAIHFPKLGIHLQHVGKSVSVFGFEIAYYGIIIGIGMLLGIILAVAEAKKTKQNTEHYFDLAIYGIIFGIIGARIYYVIFSWDYYKDHLLSIFNLRQGGLAIYGGIIAAVIVIIVYAGRQKISAPLILDTISIGLVTGQMIGRWGNFFNREAFGEYTKGLFAMQLPIDAVRASDITEKMRTHIVMLDDMSYIQVHPTFLYESIWCLIILIVLVWYHKKRVFKGEIFLLYLSLYGVGRFFIEGLRTDQLEFLFTGWPVSQVLAGVTAIICPFLIVRGRKIQERRKKRKKRRQEEERELQETEKILEEIEEWK, from the coding sequence ATGAATTATGCGATTCATTTTCCGAAGCTCGGAATCCATTTGCAGCATGTGGGAAAGTCTGTTTCTGTATTTGGATTTGAGATCGCATATTACGGAATCATCATTGGAATCGGTATGCTGCTTGGAATTATTCTGGCAGTTGCCGAGGCAAAGAAGACGAAGCAGAATACAGAACATTATTTTGATCTGGCAATCTATGGGATCATCTTTGGAATTATCGGTGCGAGAATTTATTATGTAATTTTCTCGTGGGATTATTACAAAGATCATTTACTTAGTATTTTCAATCTGCGCCAGGGAGGACTTGCCATTTATGGCGGGATTATTGCAGCGGTAATTGTTATCATTGTCTATGCAGGCCGGCAGAAGATTTCAGCGCCTTTGATTCTTGATACAATCAGCATTGGTCTTGTAACCGGACAGATGATCGGACGCTGGGGAAACTTTTTTAACCGTGAGGCCTTTGGAGAATATACGAAAGGGCTGTTTGCGATGCAGCTTCCGATTGATGCAGTCAGAGCGTCTGATATTACGGAGAAGATGCGTACACATATTGTCATGCTTGATGACATGTCTTACATTCAGGTGCATCCGACCTTTCTGTATGAATCCATCTGGTGTCTGATCATTTTGATCGTACTTGTGTGGTATCATAAAAAAAGAGTATTTAAAGGGGAAATCTTTTTATTATATCTGTCTTTATACGGAGTGGGACGGTTTTTTATTGAAGGACTTAGAACAGATCAATTGGAGTTTCTTTTTACCGGCTGGCCGGTATCGCAGGTGCTTGCAGGTGTAACTGCAATCATATGTCCGTTCCTGATCGTGAGAGGACGAAAGATACAGGAGCGAAGGAAAAAACGAAAGAAAAGAAGACAGGAAGAAGAAAGAGAGCTTCAGGAAACAGAAAAGATCTTAGAAGAAATCGAAGAATGGAAATAA
- a CDS encoding DNA-binding protein — protein sequence MINQNQQAMTLPIDRKMLLSIREAAEYSNIGINKIDEMLKQPNCPFVLYVGTKKLVKRKAFEEFIEGRVAI from the coding sequence ATGATAAATCAGAACCAGCAGGCAATGACCCTGCCTATTGATCGTAAAATGCTGCTTTCCATTCGTGAAGCGGCAGAATACAGCAATATCGGAATTAACAAAATTGACGAGATGCTGAAACAACCTAATTGTCCTTTTGTTCTGTATGTCGGAACGAAGAAACTGGTAAAACGCAAGGCTTTTGAGGAATTTATCGAAGGACGAGTTGCAATTTAA
- a CDS encoding MobA/MobL family protein — translation MPCPHNEITIVQRSQRQSAVAAAAYQSGEKLFCEYDQQVKHYPEKRGIVHNEILLPPNAPRSYADRNTLWNAAEAVEKQWNSQLARRWVLTIPREIPPDQYAVLVREFCEQQFVSKGMIADFAIHDPHPPGHNPHAHILLTMRAMDEHGKWLPKSRKVYDLDENGERIKLPSGRWKSHKEDTVDWNDQKYCEIWRHEWEVIQNRYLEANDRPERVDLRSYARQGLDIIPTVHEGAAVRQMEKRGIQTNIGNLNREIRAANRLMKSIRQLIQNLKGWITELGEKRKELLAQKAAEEATLLPNLLMKYMEIRKEERKDWTRAGQNRGTSQDLKAVSEALSYLRQKGLSTVEDLEAFLEASGKSAAAYRNQMKPKETRSKVIDGILASRTDCKEYKPVYEKYQKIFFKKTKEKFKQEHPEVARYAKAAAYLAKHPDDKDSTQEELQEEQETLLSEIAELKVSLTEVQADLKKLRDIRYWVRKATPGTEESKEPPKKQPIKEVLQDKADEKKAQRTVPAQKKHKQQDMEL, via the coding sequence ATGCCCTGTCCACACAATGAAATCACGATTGTTCAGCGCAGCCAACGGCAGTCTGCGGTTGCCGCCGCTGCTTACCAAAGCGGCGAAAAGCTGTTTTGTGAATACGACCAGCAAGTGAAGCACTACCCGGAAAAGCGTGGGATCGTCCACAATGAAATCCTGCTCCCACCTAATGCCCCACGGTCGTATGCAGACCGCAATACTTTATGGAACGCCGCCGAAGCGGTGGAAAAACAATGGAACTCCCAGCTTGCAAGGCGGTGGGTGCTTACCATTCCCAGAGAGATACCGCCTGACCAGTACGCTGTCCTTGTGCGGGAGTTTTGTGAGCAGCAGTTTGTGTCCAAAGGCATGATTGCTGACTTTGCCATCCATGACCCCCATCCGCCGGGACACAATCCCCACGCCCATATCCTGCTGACGATGCGAGCAATGGACGAACATGGGAAATGGCTTCCCAAGAGCCGCAAGGTTTATGACCTTGATGAAAACGGGGAACGGATAAAGCTGCCATCCGGCAGGTGGAAAAGCCACAAGGAGGATACGGTTGACTGGAACGACCAGAAGTATTGTGAAATCTGGCGGCATGAATGGGAGGTCATCCAGAACCGCTATCTGGAAGCTAATGACCGCCCGGAGCGTGTGGACTTGCGTTCCTATGCCAGACAGGGGCTTGATATTATCCCTACTGTCCATGAGGGGGCTGCTGTCCGGCAGATGGAAAAGCGTGGTATCCAGACGAATATCGGCAACCTGAACCGAGAAATCAGAGCCGCCAACCGCCTGATGAAGTCCATCCGGCAACTTATCCAAAACCTCAAAGGCTGGATTACCGAGCTGGGAGAAAAACGGAAGGAGCTGCTTGCACAAAAAGCGGCGGAGGAAGCGACACTTCTTCCCAATCTGCTGATGAAGTATATGGAGATACGAAAGGAAGAACGGAAGGACTGGACGAGGGCTGGACAGAACCGGGGGACTTCACAGGACTTAAAGGCAGTCAGCGAAGCCCTGTCCTATCTCCGGCAAAAGGGGCTTTCCACTGTGGAGGACTTAGAAGCGTTTTTGGAAGCGTCCGGGAAATCAGCCGCCGCTTACCGCAATCAGATGAAGCCAAAGGAAACCCGAAGCAAAGTGATTGACGGGATTCTTGCCAGCCGGACAGACTGCAAGGAATATAAGCCTGTCTATGAGAAGTACCAGAAGATATTTTTTAAGAAAACAAAGGAGAAATTCAAACAGGAACACCCGGAGGTTGCCCGGTATGCGAAAGCCGCCGCTTACCTTGCCAAGCACCCGGACGATAAGGACAGTACCCAAGAGGAGCTGCAAGAGGAGCAGGAAACGCTTCTCAGCGAAATCGCAGAGCTGAAAGTATCGCTGACCGAGGTGCAGGCTGATTTGAAGAAGCTTCGGGACATCCGCTACTGGGTACGGAAAGCCACACCCGGCACAGAGGAAAGCAAAGAGCCGCCCAAGAAGCAGCCCATCAAAGAAGTCTTGCAGGATAAGGCTGACGAGAAAAAAGCACAAAGAACTGTCCCGGCACAGAAGAAACACAAACAACAGGATATGGAACTTTAA
- the rpe gene encoding ribulose-phosphate 3-epimerase has translation MKNILAPSILSADFTRLGEEMRITEECGAQYIHFDVMDGIFVPNISFGIPVLKSIHKATTQVMDVHLMITEPIRYIDAFAEAGADLITIHYEACENVRETIAKIREAGVKVGVSVKPATPVSVLEPLLDQIDMVLVMSVEPGFGGQKFMPEALDKVRAVRKMAEEKELELDIQVDGGIGTDNVETVLEAGANVIVAGSAVFKATEENTKKFMEILRSHE, from the coding sequence ATGAAAAATATATTAGCACCATCTATTTTATCAGCAGATTTTACACGTCTTGGAGAAGAAATGCGTATTACAGAGGAGTGCGGAGCGCAATACATTCATTTTGATGTGATGGATGGAATATTTGTGCCGAACATTTCGTTTGGAATTCCGGTGTTGAAATCAATTCACAAAGCAACGACACAGGTAATGGATGTTCATTTGATGATTACAGAGCCGATCCGTTATATTGACGCATTTGCAGAGGCGGGAGCAGACTTGATTACGATCCATTACGAAGCTTGTGAAAATGTAAGAGAAACTATCGCAAAGATACGGGAAGCAGGGGTAAAAGTTGGCGTTTCTGTGAAACCGGCTACACCGGTCAGCGTTCTGGAACCGCTGCTTGACCAGATAGATATGGTTCTGGTTATGAGTGTGGAGCCTGGATTTGGCGGACAAAAATTTATGCCGGAAGCGTTAGACAAAGTAAGAGCTGTAAGAAAGATGGCAGAAGAAAAAGAGCTGGAACTTGATATTCAGGTAGACGGCGGAATCGGAACAGATAATGTGGAAACAGTTCTGGAAGCAGGGGCGAATGTAATCGTAGCAGGCTCTGCGGTATTTAAAGCAACGGAAGAAAATACAAAGAAATTTATGGAGATCTTGAGAAGTCATGAGTAA
- a CDS encoding DUF3847 domain-containing protein, with amino-acid sequence MPDTSKLEKLNRELEKSEKKLRKAINDEKALQHQLKQLTRKERTHRLCTRGGMLESFLQEPERLTDDDVMLLLKLIFHRQDTQELLKKLLKREKPETP; translated from the coding sequence TTGCCTGATACCTCAAAGCTGGAAAAGCTCAACCGGGAGCTGGAGAAAAGCGAAAAGAAACTGCGGAAAGCCATCAATGATGAAAAGGCATTGCAGCACCAGCTAAAGCAGCTTACCCGAAAGGAACGGACACACCGGCTCTGTACCCGTGGCGGTATGCTGGAAAGTTTTCTGCAAGAGCCGGAACGCCTGACAGATGATGATGTCATGCTGTTGTTGAAACTCATTTTTCACAGGCAGGACACGCAGGAACTATTGAAAAAACTGTTGAAACGGGAGAAGCCGGAAACCCCTTAG
- the ychF gene encoding redox-regulated ATPase YchF — protein sequence MKLGIVGLPNVGKSTLFNSLTKAGAESANYPFCTIDPNVGVVTVPDKRLDVLAEMYHTKKVIPAAIEFVDIAGLVKGASKGEGLGNQFLANIREVDAIVHVVRCFEDENIIHVDGNIDPLRDIETINLELIFSDIEILERRIAKTTKTARMDKTAAKELALLERIKAHLEDGRLAKSFETDDEDEQEWLNGYNLLTYKPVIFAANVKEDDLADDGASNSGVAKVREYAAGEGFEVFVVCAEIEQEIAELEDDEKMMFLEELGLSESGLEKLIRASYHLLGLISYLTAGEPEVRAWTIKNGTKAPQAAGKIHTDFERGFIRAEVVAYQDLIDCGTYAAAREKGLVRLEGKEYVVKDGDIMLFRFNV from the coding sequence ATGAAATTAGGTATCGTAGGGTTACCGAATGTAGGTAAAAGTACACTGTTTAACTCATTGACGAAAGCAGGAGCAGAATCGGCGAACTATCCGTTCTGTACGATCGATCCGAACGTCGGAGTAGTAACAGTTCCGGACAAGCGTTTAGATGTGCTGGCAGAGATGTATCATACAAAGAAAGTCATCCCGGCAGCAATTGAATTTGTTGATATTGCAGGTCTTGTAAAGGGAGCTTCAAAAGGAGAGGGACTTGGGAACCAGTTTCTTGCCAATATCCGTGAAGTAGATGCTATCGTGCATGTAGTGCGCTGCTTTGAGGACGAAAATATTATCCATGTGGACGGAAATATTGATCCGCTTCGTGATATTGAAACAATTAATCTGGAATTAATTTTCTCTGACATCGAGATTTTAGAACGTCGGATCGCAAAGACAACGAAGACCGCACGAATGGATAAGACAGCTGCAAAGGAACTGGCGCTTCTGGAACGGATCAAAGCACATCTGGAAGATGGAAGGCTTGCTAAGAGCTTTGAGACGGATGATGAAGATGAGCAGGAATGGCTGAACGGATATAATCTTCTGACTTATAAACCGGTAATCTTTGCTGCGAATGTAAAGGAAGATGACCTTGCAGATGACGGAGCTTCTAATTCTGGCGTTGCAAAAGTCAGAGAGTATGCAGCGGGAGAAGGATTTGAGGTTTTTGTAGTTTGTGCAGAGATTGAACAGGAAATCGCAGAGCTGGAAGATGATGAGAAAATGATGTTCCTTGAGGAGCTTGGACTTTCCGAATCCGGTCTTGAGAAACTGATCCGTGCAAGCTATCACTTACTTGGATTAATCAGTTACCTCACAGCAGGAGAACCGGAAGTGCGGGCATGGACGATCAAAAATGGAACGAAGGCGCCGCAGGCAGCCGGAAAGATCCATACAGATTTTGAACGTGGATTTATCCGTGCCGAAGTAGTGGCATACCAGGATCTGATCGACTGCGGTACTTATGCGGCTGCAAGAGAAAAGGGACTTGTAAGATTGGAAGGAAAAGAATATGTCGTGAAAGACGGCGATATTATGCTGTTCAGATTTAATGTATAA
- a CDS encoding site-specific integrase, with protein sequence MGKNLKGKECGKGICQRKDGKYAARYTAKDGSRKEKHFDTLPEARNWLADAQYEDKHNVHNPSSEMTVDNWFEFWITNLIADLAPNTKRNYRERYQMNIQPVIGNMRMCDVKPMHCKIVLNRMEATYAGSTIRQAYIAMGTMFRAAVMNDMLTKHPMDGVRYTKPVRAVDDIKFLTVEEQKIFLETAKRSHNYRQYVLLLETGLRTSEMIGLTWDSIDWKKRTLTVSKTLEYRHNTKVWRAGPPKSKSSYRTIPLTNRAYDILKSCYEERHTRKESELLSQILEYVDRRTGETKYLCMKDLVFINFRTGEPAKNSSYDTHLYKLCDEGNIKRFCMHALRHTYATRAIESGVMPKVLQKLLGHSSIKTTMDRYVHVTDASLTNAIKQFEQNTSLAS encoded by the coding sequence ATGGGCAAAAACTTAAAAGGCAAAGAATGTGGCAAGGGTATCTGCCAGAGAAAAGATGGTAAGTACGCCGCAAGATATACTGCAAAGGATGGTTCACGCAAGGAAAAGCACTTTGACACGCTTCCGGAAGCCCGCAACTGGCTTGCCGATGCGCAGTACGAAGATAAGCACAATGTTCATAACCCTTCCTCCGAAATGACGGTAGATAACTGGTTTGAGTTTTGGATCACAAATCTGATTGCTGATCTGGCTCCCAATACCAAAAGGAATTACAGGGAACGGTATCAAATGAACATACAGCCGGTCATCGGAAATATGCGTATGTGCGATGTCAAACCCATGCATTGTAAAATCGTTCTAAATCGGATGGAAGCAACCTATGCGGGTTCTACCATCAGACAGGCATATATTGCAATGGGAACGATGTTTCGGGCAGCAGTCATGAATGATATGCTTACCAAACATCCTATGGATGGTGTTCGTTATACGAAGCCTGTCCGGGCTGTGGATGACATCAAGTTCTTAACTGTGGAGGAACAGAAAATTTTTCTGGAAACTGCAAAACGTTCTCACAATTACAGGCAATATGTGCTGTTATTGGAGACCGGTCTGCGTACCTCTGAAATGATTGGCTTGACTTGGGATTCCATCGACTGGAAAAAGCGGACATTGACCGTCAGCAAGACACTGGAATATCGGCATAATACCAAAGTATGGCGTGCCGGTCCTCCAAAGTCGAAAAGCAGCTACCGCACTATTCCGCTGACGAACCGGGCATACGATATACTCAAATCGTGCTACGAAGAACGTCACACCCGCAAGGAATCAGAATTGCTGTCTCAGATTCTGGAATATGTGGATCGCCGTACTGGCGAAACCAAGTATCTCTGTATGAAAGATTTGGTGTTCATCAATTTCCGTACTGGAGAGCCGGCAAAAAATAGTTCCTATGACACTCATCTATACAAGCTGTGCGATGAAGGGAATATCAAACGTTTTTGTATGCACGCTCTGAGACACACCTATGCAACTCGTGCGATTGAAAGCGGAGTTATGCCGAAAGTCTTGCAAAAGCTGCTCGGTCATTCGAGCATTAAAACTACCATGGATCGGTATGTTCATGTCACTGACGCATCCCTGACGAATGCCATCAAACAGTTTGAACAGAACACTTCTCTGGCAAGCTAA
- a CDS encoding helix-turn-helix transcriptional regulator: MKGATSIQERLWELRKDKGLNLEELSKLTGISKSALGSYEKEDFKEINHGNLITLADFYGVSIDYLLCRTENREQINTPLTELHLNDEMVALLKSGRINNRLLCELATHKDFIKFLADIEIYVDGIATMQIQNLNALVDTVRHEIIERYRPGEDDPHLKVLQAAHISDDEYFSHMVLDDLNLIIRDIREAHKKDSESAPQTTVADELKENLEAVENFKGSRLEKLALLYCKQLGINYKNLSEEEFRWLIRILQKSKKMGTPISQRKKR; this comes from the coding sequence ATGAAAGGAGCAACAAGTATACAGGAACGCCTTTGGGAACTCCGCAAGGACAAAGGCTTAAATCTGGAAGAACTATCAAAGCTGACGGGTATTTCTAAATCAGCCCTTGGCAGTTATGAAAAAGAAGATTTTAAGGAAATCAATCATGGAAACCTCATCACGCTGGCAGACTTCTATGGAGTTTCCATTGATTATTTGCTGTGCCGGACAGAGAACCGGGAGCAGATCAACACGCCATTGACGGAGCTGCATTTGAATGATGAGATGGTTGCACTTCTAAAAAGCGGTCGGATTAACAACCGTCTGCTCTGTGAGCTTGCCACACATAAAGATTTTATCAAGTTTCTTGCAGACATTGAGATTTATGTGGACGGGATTGCTACCATGCAGATTCAAAACCTCAATGCCCTTGTCGATACCGTCCGGCATGAAATCATTGAACGGTATCGTCCAGGCGAAGATGACCCGCATTTGAAAGTGCTGCAAGCCGCCCATATCAGCGATGATGAGTATTTCAGTCACATGGTTCTGGATGACCTCAACCTCATTATCCGGGATATTCGGGAAGCCCACAAAAAGGACAGTGAGAGTGCGCCCCAGACCACTGTTGCCGATGAACTGAAAGAAAATCTGGAAGCGGTCGAAAATTTCAAGGGCAGCCGTTTGGAAAAACTGGCACTTCTTTACTGCAAGCAGCTCGGTATCAACTATAAAAATTTATCGGAAGAAGAATTTCGCTGGCTCATTCGGATTCTGCAAAAATCAAAGAAAATGGGGACGCCTATCAGCCAGAGGAAAAAACGGTAA
- a CDS encoding thiamine diphosphokinase, translating to MSKRAVIISGGSMYDNLAKAVLEEPYAELIGVDRGLCWLYENGVIPTQIVGDFDSIAPEVLTYYRSETEIPIREFKPEKDASDTEIGLRLALELGCDDIILLGATGTRVDHLWGNVQTLVAAKQAGAEAVILDEHNKIRIIGQEMHLKKSESYGPYFSLFSLSGVIHGLTIRGAKYPLTNHTLYPQDSLCISNQIAEKEAVITYDEGVMVLIETRD from the coding sequence ATGAGTAAGCGCGCGGTCATTATCAGTGGTGGAAGTATGTATGATAATCTGGCAAAAGCAGTGTTGGAAGAACCTTATGCAGAGCTGATCGGAGTAGACAGAGGGCTTTGCTGGCTGTATGAGAATGGTGTCATTCCAACGCAGATTGTCGGAGATTTTGATAGTATCGCTCCGGAAGTGCTTACATATTACCGATCAGAAACAGAGATTCCTATCCGGGAATTCAAACCGGAAAAAGATGCCTCAGATACGGAAATCGGACTAAGGCTCGCGCTGGAACTTGGGTGTGATGATATCATACTGCTTGGAGCGACCGGAACAAGGGTAGACCATCTGTGGGGGAATGTTCAGACGCTTGTAGCGGCGAAACAGGCGGGCGCTGAAGCAGTCATCTTAGATGAACATAATAAAATCAGGATTATCGGACAGGAGATGCATTTGAAGAAAAGCGAGTCTTACGGACCATATTTTTCTTTATTTTCTTTGAGTGGAGTGATTCATGGGCTGACGATCAGAGGGGCAAAATATCCTTTGACAAATCATACACTTTATCCGCAGGACAGCCTCTGTATCAGTAATCAGATTGCAGAAAAAGAAGCGGTGATTACGTATGACGAAGGCGTCATGGTACTGATTGAGACAAGAGATTAG
- a CDS encoding virulence-associated protein E — protein MNAMQPPQSVEEIKAGLETTEKGGVRQSIRNCLTVFQRDPLLSGAIAYNILTDRKDIIKPIGFQRESTALNDTDMKYLLLYLEETYGLTNEKKIDNAIGIVANENKYHPIRDYLNTLVWDGTERIRFCLRHFLGADADDYTYEALKLFLLGAISRAFQPGCKFEIMLCLVGGQGAGKSTFFRLLAIRDEWFSDDLWKLDDDNVYRKLQGHWIIEMSEMMATANAKSIEEIKSFLSRQKEVYKIPYETHPADRPRQCVFGGTSNALDFLPLDRSGNRRFIPVMVYPEQAEVHILEDEAASRAYIEQMWAEAMEIYRSGRFKLAFSPAMQQYLKEHQRDFMPEDTKAGMIQAYLDKYTGSMVCSKQLYKEALNHAFDEPKQWEIREINEIMNQCISGWRYFPNPRMFSEYGRQKGWERENPATDSGNPSEKTMDGFVEVTEQMELPF, from the coding sequence ATGAACGCCATGCAGCCGCCACAGAGCGTTGAGGAAATCAAGGCGGGGCTGGAAACTACCGAGAAAGGCGGTGTCCGTCAGAGCATACGGAACTGCCTGACCGTATTCCAGCGTGACCCGCTGCTTTCCGGGGCTATTGCATACAACATCCTGACCGACCGCAAGGACATCATAAAGCCCATCGGTTTTCAAAGGGAAAGCACCGCCCTGAACGATACGGACATGAAGTATCTGCTTCTCTATCTGGAAGAAACCTACGGGCTTACCAATGAGAAAAAGATTGATAATGCCATCGGGATTGTGGCGAATGAAAACAAGTACCATCCCATCCGGGACTATCTCAATACCCTTGTGTGGGACGGGACAGAACGAATCCGTTTCTGCCTGCGGCACTTTCTGGGGGCTGACGCAGACGATTACACCTATGAAGCGTTGAAGCTGTTCCTGCTGGGTGCAATCTCACGAGCCTTTCAGCCGGGGTGCAAATTTGAAATCATGCTCTGTCTGGTAGGCGGTCAGGGGGCTGGCAAGTCCACCTTCTTCCGTCTGCTGGCAATCCGGGACGAGTGGTTCTCCGATGATTTGTGGAAGCTGGACGATGACAATGTGTACCGCAAGCTGCAAGGTCACTGGATTATTGAAATGTCAGAAATGATGGCAACCGCCAACGCCAAGAGCATTGAGGAAATCAAGTCGTTTTTAAGCCGGCAGAAAGAGGTCTACAAGATACCTTATGAAACCCACCCGGCAGACCGCCCCCGTCAGTGCGTGTTTGGCGGCACTTCCAATGCCCTTGACTTCCTGCCCCTTGACCGTTCCGGCAACCGCCGCTTTATCCCCGTCATGGTGTACCCGGAGCAAGCCGAGGTTCACATTTTGGAGGACGAAGCTGCTTCCAGAGCCTATATCGAGCAGATGTGGGCGGAAGCGATGGAGATTTACCGAAGCGGCAGGTTCAAGCTGGCTTTCAGCCCCGCCATGCAGCAGTATCTCAAAGAACACCAGCGGGACTTTATGCCGGAGGACACCAAAGCCGGAATGATACAGGCGTATCTTGATAAGTACACCGGGAGCATGGTCTGCTCCAAGCAGCTCTACAAGGAAGCCTTGAACCATGCCTTTGACGAACCGAAGCAATGGGAAATCCGGGAAATCAACGAGATAATGAACCAGTGCATTTCCGGCTGGCGGTACTTCCCGAATCCAAGAATGTTTTCCGAATACGGCAGACAAAAGGGCTGGGAGCGTGAAAACCCGGCAACGGACTCCGGCAACCCGTCTGAAAAAACGATGGACGGTTTTGTGGAGGTCACAGAACAGATGGAGCTTCCATTCTGA
- a CDS encoding DeoR family transcriptional regulator, which yields MNFEFMTIDTPLPPCMPFPRALTGFPVSSTAKVMYCRMLDAMLSKGQEDENGILFVCFPVTAIAAVLSRSPMTVKRSLNELETAGLIMRVRQGVGEPNRIYVLIPGKEDAALA from the coding sequence ATGAATTTTGAATTTATGACGATAGACACACCCTTGCCGCCCTGTATGCCATTTCCCAGAGCGTTGACAGGATTTCCAGTCAGCAGCACAGCAAAGGTCATGTACTGCCGGATGCTGGACGCTATGCTATCCAAAGGGCAGGAGGACGAGAACGGAATCCTGTTTGTCTGCTTCCCTGTCACAGCCATTGCCGCAGTCCTGTCCCGCAGCCCCATGACGGTCAAGCGTTCTTTGAATGAACTGGAAACCGCCGGACTTATCATGCGGGTGCGTCAGGGCGTGGGAGAACCGAATAGGATTTATGTGCTGATACCGGGAAAGGAGGACGCTGCCCTTGCCTGA
- a CDS encoding DNA primase — MNVFEAVKQSVATRQAAEHYGIHVNRNGMACCPFHNDKTPSMKLDQRYHCFGCGADGDVIDFVAALYGLGKKEAAVQLAQDFGLSYEDWKPPGKAKKPKPRQKSPEEQFQEAKSRCFRILADYLHLLRAWRTDYAPHSPEEAFHPRFVEALQKQDQVEYLLDMLLFGETEEKAALITDYGKDVIQLEQRMAELAAADAARTKKHHERHAAATER; from the coding sequence TTGAATGTATTTGAAGCTGTAAAGCAGTCCGTCGCAACAAGACAGGCTGCGGAGCATTATGGAATCCATGTAAACAGGAACGGGATGGCTTGCTGCCCGTTCCATAACGATAAAACCCCAAGCATGAAGCTGGATCAGCGTTACCACTGCTTCGGCTGCGGTGCGGATGGGGATGTGATTGATTTTGTCGCCGCCCTGTATGGGCTGGGAAAGAAAGAAGCCGCCGTACAACTAGCACAGGACTTCGGGCTTTCCTATGAGGACTGGAAGCCGCCGGGAAAGGCAAAAAAGCCCAAGCCCCGGCAGAAATCCCCGGAGGAACAGTTTCAGGAAGCAAAGAGCCGCTGCTTTCGTATTCTTGCCGACTATCTCCACCTGCTCCGGGCATGGAGAACGGACTACGCCCCGCACTCCCCTGAGGAAGCCTTTCATCCCCGGTTTGTGGAAGCCTTACAGAAGCAAGACCAAGTGGAATATCTGCTGGATATGCTGCTGTTCGGGGAGACAGAGGAAAAAGCGGCTTTGATTACGGACTACGGAAAGGATGTGATACAGCTTGAACAGCGAATGGCAGAGCTTGCAGCCGCAGACGCAGCAAGAACTAAAAAACACCATGAACGCCATGCAGCCGCCACAGAGCGTTGA